CCACCGACCTGGCCATGGTGGCCAACCTGCCCTACAACGTAGCCACTCCGATCATTCTGACCCTCCTGGCCCGGTTCGCAAATCTAAGCCGGTTCCTGGTCATGGTCCAGAAGGAGGTGGCGGACAGGCTGACGGCCGCCCCGGGCTCCAAGGTCTACGGCGCTCCCAGTCTGAAGCTGGCCTGGTATGGGCATGCCGCCCAGGCGGGCAGGATCGGGCGCCATGTCTTCTGGCCAGCCCCCAACGTGGACTCGGCACTGGTCTCCTTCGCTCGGGACAAGGACGGACGCGGACGCACGGACGAGGGAACGAGGACCCGAGTCTTCTCCCTGATTGATGCCGCCTTCGGACAGCGCCGCAAAACCCTACACGCCGCCCTGAAGGGCCTGGTGACCGCTGAAGTCTTCCAGGCCGCAGGCATCGACCCTGCACGCCGGGGGGAAACCATGACCATCGAGGAGTTCGTCGCCCTGGAGCAAGCCCGCCGCGAGGTGGCCGCGTGAGTCCGGCAGCCGGAGGGGACGGCATTGCCCTCTACTGTCCCGCCAAGATCAATCTGAGGCTTCGTGTCGGTCCGGCCCAAGCCGAACTTGGAGGGCGACACCGCCTGGACACCATTTACAGCGCTGTGGGAATCTGGGATCGGGTGGAACTACGTCGGACAGAACCCGGCAACGGCTTCCGCTTGAGCCTGGAGGGCGACCACTTGGGCGACCTGAACCGCCGGGATGCCAATCCACGCGCCAACCTGGCCGTCAAGGCCCTTCTGGCCATGGCACAGGCCACCGGGCACCAGCCTGATGTGGCTATCCACATCCTCAAACGGATACCGGTGGGCGCTGGGCTGGCCGGTGGATCCGCGGATGCTGCCGGAACCATGCTGGGGTTGAACCGGCTCTGGAATCTTGGAATGGCTGCCGCCGAGCTGGACCGCATCGCCGCCAGGCTGGGCGCGGACCTGCCCTTCTGCCTGCATGGAGGGCTCAGCAGAGGTACAGGTTTCGGCCAAATTCTTGAGCCCCTGGATCCGGATGGCCTGCAGGCCCAGCGGCTGTCCCGTGCTGGGCTGACCGGACACCTCCTGATCGGTGCCTACGAAGATCAGCTGAGCACAGCCCATGTCTACAAGGCCTTCGATCTGATCGGACCCGGCCCCAACGACCCGAACGACCTGCAGGAGACCGCCTGCACCCTGCACCCGCGCTCGCGCCAGGCTCTGGACCTTGCCCGGCAGGCAGGCATCGGACCGGCCTTCGTCTCTGGATCGGGCCCCTCCGTGGTGGTCATGGCCCCTCACCCCGAGCAGGCAATCGCATTGATAAGGCTCTGGCGGGAGCAAAATGCCGTGGACAGGATAATCGAGGCTGACTCGCCAGTCCTGCCCAGGATG
The window above is part of the Bifidobacterium asteroides DSM 20089 genome. Proteins encoded here:
- a CDS encoding 4-(cytidine 5'-diphospho)-2-C-methyl-D-erythritol kinase, with the translated sequence MSPAAGGDGIALYCPAKINLRLRVGPAQAELGGRHRLDTIYSAVGIWDRVELRRTEPGNGFRLSLEGDHLGDLNRRDANPRANLAVKALLAMAQATGHQPDVAIHILKRIPVGAGLAGGSADAAGTMLGLNRLWNLGMAAAELDRIAARLGADLPFCLHGGLSRGTGFGQILEPLDPDGLQAQRLSRAGLTGHLLIGAYEDQLSTAHVYKAFDLIGPGPNDPNDLQETACTLHPRSRQALDLARQAGIGPAFVSGSGPSVVVMAPHPEQAIALIRLWREQNAVDRIIEADSPVLPRMVPLRVTHGQ
- the rsmA gene encoding 16S rRNA (adenine(1518)-N(6)/adenine(1519)-N(6))-dimethyltransferase RsmA, with protein sequence MNTKTESDRLLGAADIRRLADQIGIHPTKRLGQNFVIDPGTVRRIVRLAGVESGQTVLEVGPGLGSLTLGLLEAGCLMTADEIDPALARQLPQTVRERMPESLDRLTVINRDALTLTPQLAGDAGTATDLAMVANLPYNVATPIILTLLARFANLSRFLVMVQKEVADRLTAAPGSKVYGAPSLKLAWYGHAAQAGRIGRHVFWPAPNVDSALVSFARDKDGRGRTDEGTRTRVFSLIDAAFGQRRKTLHAALKGLVTAEVFQAAGIDPARRGETMTIEEFVALEQARREVAA